A region from the Brevibacterium paucivorans genome encodes:
- the pdxT gene encoding pyridoxal 5'-phosphate synthase glutaminase subunit PdxT, with product MVNAPVRVGILALQGGVREHANTCESLGAQVTLVRRPRELAQVEALVLPGGESSMIDKLSRAFDLQKPIQAAIAAGLPVYGTCAGLILLADRICDGIEGQQTFGGLDVTVRRNAFGSQIDSFESDLHAPDLGEEPVRAVFIRAPIVAEVGPAARSLATLPGGEVVAVEQGNLLGTSFHPELIGETRFHARLMDKARARRG from the coding sequence CTGGTGAACGCGCCCGTTCGCGTAGGTATCCTGGCGCTCCAGGGTGGCGTGCGAGAACATGCAAACACGTGTGAATCCCTGGGCGCTCAGGTCACTCTAGTGCGCCGCCCACGTGAACTCGCGCAGGTCGAGGCGCTGGTGCTTCCGGGCGGTGAGTCGAGCATGATCGACAAACTGTCGCGTGCGTTTGACCTGCAGAAACCCATCCAAGCAGCGATCGCGGCCGGCCTTCCCGTCTACGGCACGTGCGCGGGCCTGATCTTGCTTGCGGACCGGATCTGTGACGGCATCGAAGGGCAACAGACCTTCGGCGGTCTTGACGTGACGGTTCGGCGCAACGCGTTCGGCTCCCAAATCGACTCGTTCGAGTCGGACCTGCACGCCCCTGACCTGGGGGAGGAACCGGTGCGCGCCGTGTTCATCCGTGCGCCTATTGTCGCCGAGGTGGGCCCCGCGGCCCGCTCGCTGGCCACCCTCCCGGGAGGCGAGGTGGTCGCGGTCGAGCAGGGCAACCTTCTGGGGACGTCTTTCCACCCGGAGCTCATCGGCGAGACGCGCTTCCACGCGCGACTCATGGATAAGGCTCGCGCGCGGAGGGGCTAG
- the pdxS gene encoding pyridoxal 5'-phosphate synthase lyase subunit PdxS, with translation MTNSSDTSNENHHGTGRVKRGLADMLKGGVIMDVVTPDQAKIAEDAGAVAVMALERVPADIRAQGGVARMSDPDLIDGIINAVSIPVMAKARIGHFVEAQVLQELGVDYIDESEVLSPADYVNHIDKQKFDVPFVCGATNLGEALRRITEGAAMIRSKGEAGTGDVSEATKHIRTITAEINRLRALTPDELYVAAKELQAPYDLVAEVARTGQLPVVLFTAGGVATPADVAMMMQLGADGVFVGSGIFKSGDPAKRAQAIVKATAFYDDPAVIADVSRGLGEAMVGINVADLPAPHRLAERGW, from the coding sequence ATGACGAACTCGAGTGACACCTCGAATGAAAACCACCACGGCACCGGCCGCGTGAAGCGCGGACTCGCCGACATGCTCAAGGGTGGCGTCATCATGGACGTGGTGACGCCGGACCAGGCGAAGATCGCAGAGGACGCCGGTGCAGTCGCGGTCATGGCCTTGGAACGCGTGCCCGCCGACATCCGCGCCCAGGGCGGCGTGGCCCGCATGAGCGACCCGGACCTCATCGACGGCATCATCAACGCGGTGTCGATCCCGGTGATGGCTAAGGCGCGCATCGGCCACTTCGTGGAAGCGCAGGTGCTGCAGGAGCTGGGCGTGGACTACATCGACGAGTCCGAGGTCCTCTCACCTGCCGACTACGTCAACCACATCGACAAGCAGAAGTTCGACGTGCCATTCGTGTGCGGCGCCACCAACCTGGGTGAGGCACTCCGCCGCATCACGGAAGGCGCCGCCATGATCCGCTCCAAGGGTGAAGCCGGAACCGGTGACGTCTCGGAAGCAACCAAGCACATCCGCACCATCACCGCTGAAATCAACCGCCTGCGCGCCCTGACCCCAGACGAACTCTATGTCGCCGCAAAGGAACTCCAGGCCCCATACGACCTGGTCGCAGAAGTCGCCCGCACCGGCCAGCTCCCCGTTGTCCTCTTCACCGCCGGAGGAGTCGCCACCCCCGCCGACGTCGCCATGATGATGCAGCTGGGCGCCGACGGCGTGTTCGTGGGCTCGGGCATCTTCAAGTCCGGCGATCCGGCCAAACGCGCACAGGCGATCGTCAAAGCCACCGCGTTCTACGACGACCCGGCCGTCATCGCGGACGTGTCCCGTGGACTGGGCGAAGCCATGGTGGGCATCAACGTCGCTGACCTCCCAGCACCGCACCGCCTCGCCGAGCGTGGCTGGTGA
- a CDS encoding DUF819 domain-containing protein, whose protein sequence is MITDGFFFLATLIGIAAILVYLEKRRGMAVFKYVPGFVFLYLIAATLNTLGVFGQTDSIDTVGSGVKDALLPAMIMLLLFQCDVRQIIKLGPKLMLTYAAAVVSIFAGFVVAFLLFRGLVDSEAWKGFAALAGSWTGGSANMVAVQEILQAPESLFGHVLIVDTIVYSLWLLLMFSGTGIAQRFNAWVKADTSYLETQAAAVANSGDTSAGVGGKNKGGGTNGSGETLDLVALFRVIALGLFASTAATWVGNQLPEIGVVVTSTTWTILIVSVLGLIIGSTRFGKMPGASEVSHIMLYIIIGIIAAGSDFSSLVEAPLYLLAGFVVVTIHLLLMVLYAKLTRTELFSLAVASTANIGGVASAPVVASAYSQQLVPVGVLYALIGAFAGTFFGLATGQILSMLS, encoded by the coding sequence ATGATCACCGACGGTTTCTTCTTCCTGGCCACCCTGATAGGCATCGCAGCGATCCTGGTGTACTTGGAGAAACGTCGGGGTATGGCGGTGTTCAAGTACGTGCCCGGGTTCGTGTTCCTGTACCTGATCGCGGCCACGTTGAACACGCTGGGCGTGTTTGGGCAGACCGACTCGATCGACACCGTGGGCTCTGGGGTCAAGGACGCGCTACTACCGGCGATGATCATGTTGTTGCTGTTCCAATGCGACGTGCGTCAGATCATCAAACTGGGGCCTAAGCTCATGCTCACGTACGCGGCTGCGGTCGTGTCGATTTTCGCCGGGTTTGTGGTTGCGTTCCTTTTGTTCCGAGGTCTTGTGGATTCCGAGGCGTGGAAAGGGTTCGCGGCGCTGGCAGGTTCGTGGACCGGTGGTTCGGCGAACATGGTGGCCGTCCAGGAAATCCTTCAGGCGCCCGAATCCCTGTTTGGGCACGTGCTCATCGTGGACACCATCGTGTACTCGCTGTGGCTACTGCTGATGTTTTCCGGAACGGGAATCGCCCAGCGCTTCAACGCATGGGTTAAGGCCGACACTTCCTACCTCGAGACCCAAGCCGCCGCGGTCGCGAACTCGGGTGACACCTCGGCGGGGGTAGGCGGCAAAAACAAGGGCGGTGGCACCAACGGCAGCGGTGAGACCCTAGACCTGGTGGCGCTCTTCCGGGTCATTGCGTTGGGGCTGTTCGCGTCAACGGCGGCCACGTGGGTGGGTAACCAGCTGCCAGAGATTGGCGTGGTCGTCACCTCCACCACGTGGACCATTCTGATCGTGAGCGTGTTGGGGCTGATCATCGGGTCCACGCGGTTTGGCAAGATGCCCGGCGCCTCCGAGGTGTCCCACATCATGCTGTACATCATCATCGGGATTATCGCGGCGGGGTCAGACTTCAGCTCCCTGGTCGAAGCGCCGCTGTACCTGCTGGCCGGGTTCGTGGTGGTTACCATTCACCTGTTGCTCATGGTGCTGTACGCCAAGCTCACCCGCACAGAACTGTTCAGCCTGGCCGTCGCCTCTACCGCCAACATTGGTGGTGTGGCATCTGCGCCCGTGGTAGCCAGCGCGTACAGCCAGCAGCTGGTACCCGTGGGTGTACTGTATGCGCTCATTGGCGCGTTTGCGGGTACGTTCTTCGGGCTGGCTACCGGGCAGATACTCAGTATGTTGAGCTAG
- a CDS encoding replication-associated recombination protein A: MRPRSIDELVGQDHLTFKGSPLRQLAESDPRGVAGATSVILYGPPGVGKTTIAHAVSHAEGRRFVELSAITAGVKDVREVIENARRDREVRGLTTVLFLDEIHRFSKAQQDALLPAVENRLVVLVAATTENPSFSVIAPLVSRSLVLQLKPLTEEHLRTLVTRAVTDPRGLAGQFELSEEALDYIVSVASGDARRSLTVLEAAAASAKAEGDAGTEDAGKDPGAPVIEERHAAEAAQAAVVRYDRAGDQHYDVISAFIKSIRGSDPDAALHYLARMISAGEDPRFICRRVVIAASEDIGMADPNALTVAVSAQTAVERIGMPEGRIPLAQAVVYLALAPKSNASYMGINKALADVKAGKSGEVPPHLRDAHYPGAKGLGHGVGYKYSHDFPHSVSPQQYLPDSLVGTQYYDPTDNGYEKGMAERLAILQQLREPK, translated from the coding sequence ATGCGCCCGCGCTCTATCGACGAACTCGTGGGGCAGGACCATCTGACGTTTAAGGGCTCGCCGCTGAGGCAACTCGCCGAGTCGGACCCGCGTGGGGTAGCCGGGGCCACCTCGGTCATTTTGTACGGCCCGCCCGGGGTGGGGAAGACCACCATTGCGCACGCGGTGTCCCACGCCGAGGGGCGCCGGTTTGTGGAGTTGTCCGCGATCACTGCGGGTGTGAAGGACGTGCGCGAGGTGATCGAGAACGCCAGGCGCGACCGGGAGGTGCGCGGGCTCACCACGGTGTTGTTCTTGGACGAGATACATAGGTTCTCCAAGGCGCAGCAAGACGCGTTGTTGCCGGCGGTCGAAAACCGGCTGGTGGTGTTGGTGGCGGCGACCACCGAGAACCCGTCGTTTTCGGTGATTGCGCCGTTGGTGTCGCGGTCGTTGGTGTTGCAGCTCAAACCGCTGACAGAGGAGCACCTGCGCACCTTGGTGACACGCGCGGTGACGGACCCGCGGGGTTTGGCGGGGCAGTTCGAACTGTCCGAGGAGGCGCTCGACTACATCGTGTCGGTCGCCAGCGGGGATGCACGCAGGTCGCTGACCGTGCTGGAAGCGGCGGCCGCCTCGGCGAAGGCTGAGGGGGACGCGGGCACTGAGGACGCTGGGAAGGACCCTGGGGCGCCCGTGATTGAGGAGAGGCACGCGGCCGAGGCGGCCCAGGCCGCCGTTGTCCGGTACGACCGGGCGGGGGACCAGCACTATGACGTGATTAGTGCGTTTATTAAGTCGATTCGGGGTTCGGACCCGGATGCGGCGTTGCACTATTTGGCGCGGATGATTTCAGCGGGTGAGGATCCGCGGTTCATTTGCAGGCGCGTGGTGATTGCGGCGTCGGAGGACATTGGCATGGCCGATCCGAACGCGTTGACGGTGGCGGTGTCCGCGCAGACGGCGGTGGAGCGGATCGGGATGCCGGAGGGCCGGATTCCGTTGGCGCAAGCGGTGGTGTATTTGGCGTTGGCGCCTAAGTCGAATGCGTCGTACATGGGGATTAACAAGGCGTTGGCCGATGTGAAGGCCGGCAAGTCGGGTGAGGTGCCGCCGCATTTGCGGGACGCGCACTACCCGGGTGCCAAAGGGCTGGGACACGGCGTGGGGTATAAGTACTCGCACGACTTCCCGCATTCGGTGTCGCCGCAGCAGTATTTGCCGGATTCGTTGGTGGGCACGCAGTACTACGACCCCACCGACAACGGTTACGAAAAGGGCATGGCTGAACGGCTGGCGATCCTGCAGCAGTTGCGGGAGCCTAAGTAG
- the rpsD gene encoding 30S ribosomal protein S4 → MSSAMRSRRQVRLSRALGLPLTPKAEKYFERRPYPPGEHGRARRRNDSDYSIRLKEKQRLRAQYGIREAQMLKTYKEARKESGLTGEALVELLEMRLDALVLRAGFARTISQARQFVVHRHICVDGQRVDRPSYRVKEGQMIHVHERSQPMDPFQVAAAGAHRDVLPAVPGYLNVDLEALQATLLRRPKREEVPVTCDVQLVVEHYSR, encoded by the coding sequence ATGTCATCTGCAATGCGTTCACGCCGTCAGGTTCGCCTGTCGCGTGCCCTGGGTCTTCCACTGACCCCTAAAGCTGAAAAGTACTTTGAGCGCCGTCCATACCCACCGGGTGAACACGGTCGCGCTCGCCGTCGTAATGACTCTGACTACTCGATCCGTCTGAAGGAAAAGCAGCGTCTGCGTGCTCAGTACGGTATTCGCGAGGCTCAGATGCTCAAGACCTACAAGGAAGCTCGTAAAGAGTCCGGTCTGACCGGTGAAGCACTGGTTGAGCTTCTGGAAATGCGTCTGGACGCTCTGGTTCTGCGTGCAGGTTTCGCTCGCACCATTTCCCAGGCGCGTCAGTTCGTAGTTCACCGTCACATCTGTGTTGACGGTCAGCGTGTGGACCGTCCTTCCTACCGCGTGAAGGAAGGCCAGATGATCCACGTGCACGAACGTTCACAGCCAATGGACCCGTTCCAGGTGGCTGCTGCTGGTGCGCACCGCGACGTGCTTCCTGCTGTTCCTGGTTACCTCAACGTTGACCTGGAAGCTCTGCAGGCTACGTTGCTGCGTCGCCCTAAGCGCGAAGAAGTTCCAGTGACCTGTGACGTTCAGCTGGTTGTTGAGCACTACTCACGCTAA
- the aspS gene encoding aspartate--tRNA ligase — MLRTHEAGSLRTDHVDQTVTVTGWVDRRRDHGGVAFIDLRDASGIVQVVVHEDVADELKNETVVKVTGTVKPRPEGNTNDALPTGEIEVVDTDVEILAQSAALPFQVSEHAEDSKVGEETRLKYRYLDLRRPASGNVLRLRSDVNKTARQVLDKHKFIEIETPTLTRSTPEGARDFVVPARLKPGSWYALPQSPQLFKQLLQVAGMERYYQIARCYRDEDFRADRQPEFTQLDIEASFVEQDDIIALAEEILVELWKLIDVEIPTPIERMTYKDAMEKYGSDKPDLRFGLPLTDLTEYFAGTGFRVFQAPYVGAVVYPGGASLPRRQFDAWQEWAKQRGAKGLAYVQVGEDGTLGGPVAKNLSDEEKDGLAAAVGANPGDAIFFAAGKATDSRALLGAARVEIGERTGLIKEGDWSFVWVVDAPMFEPAEDAVAAGDVAVGDGKWTAVHHAFTAPKPEFADTFDTDPGSALAYAYDIVCNGNEIGGGSIRIHRPDVQERVFKVMGISQEDAQEKFGFLLDAFKFGAPPHGGIAFGWDRLVSLLAGTESIRDTIAFPKSGNGYDPLTAAPAPITDQQRKEAGVDYTPEDDE, encoded by the coding sequence GTGCTACGTACTCACGAAGCTGGAAGCTTGCGTACTGACCACGTCGATCAGACGGTGACGGTGACGGGTTGGGTTGATCGTCGTCGCGACCACGGTGGGGTGGCGTTCATTGATCTGCGTGACGCGTCAGGCATCGTCCAGGTCGTGGTTCACGAAGACGTTGCTGATGAACTGAAGAACGAAACGGTCGTCAAGGTCACCGGAACGGTGAAGCCACGACCAGAAGGCAACACGAACGACGCACTGCCCACGGGTGAGATCGAGGTTGTCGACACGGATGTCGAGATTCTTGCGCAGTCGGCAGCGCTTCCGTTCCAGGTGTCGGAGCACGCGGAAGACTCTAAGGTGGGCGAGGAAACGCGCCTGAAGTACCGCTACTTGGATCTGCGTCGCCCGGCCTCGGGTAACGTGCTGCGTCTGCGTTCGGATGTCAACAAGACGGCTCGCCAGGTGCTGGACAAGCACAAGTTCATTGAAATTGAAACGCCTACGCTGACGCGTTCGACGCCTGAAGGTGCGCGTGACTTCGTGGTGCCTGCTCGCCTGAAGCCGGGTTCGTGGTACGCGTTGCCACAGTCGCCACAGCTGTTTAAGCAGCTGTTGCAGGTGGCCGGAATGGAACGCTACTACCAGATTGCGCGTTGCTACCGTGACGAGGACTTCCGCGCCGACCGCCAGCCTGAGTTCACGCAGTTGGACATCGAGGCCAGCTTCGTGGAGCAGGACGACATCATCGCGTTGGCCGAAGAGATTCTGGTTGAGCTGTGGAAGCTCATTGACGTTGAGATTCCTACGCCCATTGAGCGCATGACGTACAAAGACGCCATGGAAAAGTACGGAAGCGACAAGCCTGACCTGCGGTTCGGTCTGCCGTTGACGGACCTCACGGAGTACTTCGCGGGCACTGGGTTCCGCGTGTTCCAGGCGCCGTACGTGGGTGCTGTTGTGTACCCGGGTGGAGCGTCGCTGCCTCGTCGCCAGTTCGATGCGTGGCAGGAATGGGCTAAGCAGCGCGGTGCCAAGGGCTTGGCATACGTGCAGGTGGGCGAAGACGGCACGCTGGGCGGTCCGGTGGCCAAGAACCTGTCGGATGAAGAGAAGGACGGTTTGGCTGCTGCTGTTGGTGCCAACCCGGGTGACGCGATCTTCTTCGCAGCCGGTAAGGCTACGGACTCGCGTGCGCTGCTGGGTGCCGCGCGCGTTGAGATCGGTGAGCGCACGGGACTCATCAAGGAAGGCGACTGGTCGTTCGTGTGGGTCGTGGATGCGCCCATGTTCGAACCCGCCGAGGACGCAGTGGCTGCCGGGGACGTGGCAGTTGGCGACGGTAAATGGACTGCTGTGCACCACGCGTTCACCGCGCCTAAGCCAGAGTTCGCGGACACGTTCGACACGGATCCGGGTTCGGCGTTGGCGTACGCGTACGACATCGTGTGCAACGGTAACGAGATCGGTGGTGGGTCGATCCGTATCCACCGGCCCGACGTTCAGGAACGCGTGTTCAAGGTCATGGGGATCAGCCAGGAGGACGCGCAGGAGAAGTTTGGGTTCCTGCTGGACGCGTTCAAGTTCGGTGCGCCTCCGCACGGTGGTATCGCGTTCGGATGGGACCGCCTGGTGTCACTGCTGGCGGGAACCGAATCGATTCGCGACACCATTGCGTTCCCCAAGTCGGGTAACGGGTACGACCCGCTCACGGCTGCTCCTGCTCCGATTACGGACCAGCAGCGTAAGGAAGCGGGCGTGGACTACACGCCGGAAGACGACGAATAA
- a CDS encoding HNH endonuclease signature motif containing protein yields the protein MYERGIEERSCREIDVLTKARRVADAGLAALARVVVQHFVECLPVMTPKQLEKARLEASKLAELSGTRGAPTKYVRIDGVGYVLVEDIVRLQYELPIEDVGIFATALDCTGRQVTSRLRPIVTMALLMPGLWSYVQNGQLSYERVRATAAQVAMAGIDIIAFDRLMMDRRLDVSPKVFRKYVNEIIAMLSTPQETNEIVKENRRVVCTHNPGGESVLSLIGPSIEIEAMFKRLEGGARAVIHGAIGSFSAHIGSEEFTPTTEVPVRSMGEVEIDEERLLHQVMYDMAIGARPATQIKARITRTGKTKPASVTQNDDVPAPQRVDEAVEMWLGQDEARGASEVKEVKLTISIPTNEEWLKSQAGISVMVPLIQFMDNEGRPPEIGDRPAEIGGDNLPDIDEGEPGAIDRDGPHELGRTELQKRKGPATSRGSTGPPVPVMVNNEFALDSYTTDKLLRQASSVYRYFTDPSTGEVCEIMPTRYRVTKQMARTLEARWVYCSAPWCSRLAKACDKDHIVPFDQANPQNGGQTILENLQPLCRRHHQAKTEGHLSARRTDDGGVEWEFPRIGTVLSYPPASPLNQSHYKQLEAFAKSFS from the coding sequence ATGTATGAACGAGGCATCGAAGAGCGCAGTTGCCGTGAGATTGATGTATTGACTAAAGCTCGGCGTGTAGCCGATGCAGGTCTCGCTGCGCTGGCGCGTGTGGTCGTCCAACATTTCGTGGAATGCCTCCCGGTAATGACGCCCAAGCAGCTCGAAAAAGCGAGGCTGGAGGCATCGAAGCTGGCTGAGTTATCTGGTACCCGTGGCGCTCCCACCAAGTATGTGCGGATAGATGGTGTGGGGTATGTGCTCGTCGAAGACATTGTGCGACTCCAGTACGAACTACCCATCGAAGACGTGGGGATTTTTGCAACAGCTCTCGATTGCACCGGACGGCAGGTGACTTCCCGTCTGCGACCCATCGTGACTATGGCGCTTCTGATGCCAGGCTTGTGGAGCTACGTCCAGAACGGTCAACTGTCGTATGAACGCGTGCGCGCAACCGCCGCGCAGGTGGCAATGGCCGGTATCGACATTATTGCGTTCGATCGGTTGATGATGGATCGGCGGCTGGATGTCTCGCCAAAGGTGTTTAGGAAGTACGTCAATGAAATCATCGCGATGCTCTCCACTCCTCAAGAAACAAACGAAATCGTGAAGGAAAACCGCCGGGTAGTGTGTACGCACAATCCAGGTGGGGAATCAGTGTTGAGTTTGATCGGTCCCAGCATTGAGATCGAAGCAATGTTCAAACGGCTTGAAGGTGGAGCCCGCGCCGTTATTCATGGGGCTATCGGCAGCTTTTCGGCACACATCGGAAGTGAAGAGTTCACGCCCACGACAGAAGTCCCAGTGCGCAGCATGGGAGAGGTAGAAATAGACGAAGAGCGTTTGCTCCACCAGGTGATGTACGACATGGCCATTGGGGCTCGGCCTGCGACTCAGATAAAGGCTCGGATTACTCGTACGGGAAAGACGAAGCCAGCTAGCGTAACTCAAAATGACGATGTTCCGGCGCCACAGCGTGTTGACGAAGCCGTGGAGATGTGGCTCGGACAGGACGAGGCTCGCGGTGCTTCGGAAGTGAAAGAAGTCAAACTTACCATCTCGATTCCCACTAACGAAGAGTGGCTCAAGTCCCAAGCGGGCATCAGCGTAATGGTTCCGCTGATCCAGTTCATGGACAACGAAGGCAGGCCACCAGAAATAGGGGACAGGCCAGCAGAAATAGGTGGAGATAATCTACCGGATATAGATGAAGGCGAGCCTGGAGCAATAGATAGAGACGGGCCACACGAATTGGGCAGAACTGAGCTTCAGAAGCGAAAAGGCCCGGCGACAAGTCGAGGCTCGACAGGTCCGCCAGTGCCGGTGATGGTGAACAACGAATTCGCGTTGGATTCTTACACCACAGACAAACTATTAAGACAAGCGTCGTCGGTATACAGGTACTTCACTGACCCCTCCACGGGAGAAGTGTGCGAAATTATGCCGACCAGGTACAGGGTGACCAAGCAGATGGCTCGGACGCTCGAGGCCAGATGGGTGTACTGTTCCGCGCCGTGGTGTAGCCGGTTGGCCAAAGCGTGCGACAAAGACCACATCGTACCGTTCGATCAAGCCAACCCGCAGAACGGTGGCCAGACCATACTTGAGAACCTGCAGCCCCTATGTCGCAGGCACCACCAGGCCAAAACTGAGGGGCATCTTAGCGCTCGGCGCACAGATGATGGGGGAGTGGAGTGGGAGTTCCCACGAATCGGTACCGTGCTGTCCTACCCTCCCGCATCGCCGCTGAACCAGAGCCATTACAAGCAGCTCGAAGCGTTCGCCAAGTCATTTTCATAG
- a CDS encoding aminotransferase class I/II-fold pyridoxal phosphate-dependent enzyme — MTHHVEITGQSASDIADSVRTLIDRGHLRPGDLLPPVRTLARDLGVNRNTTVAAYRLLATSGLVVGQGRAGTRVADLSPGPQDGYATDGADDTSAQLVDLASGNPLPALIPDLRPALTAAAGHTVLYGEPVIDAGLARWARDWFAPDVPGASGDSGTPASFELSVTSGAVDAIERLLAQSLMRDDAVGLEDPCFLASQQTVRLGGYRTVPIAVDERGMTPAGLRVALEAGVRAVVCTPRAQNPTGASIDAERARQLREVLADHPYVLVIEDDYYSLLSRVPFESIVGPEHQRWALVRSLSKFIGPDICVALVASDRETAARLALRLSPGTTWVSHLLQRIALAQLTDANARALIERAAGVYADNNAAFARALAERGVHVGVGSTGAGAVRAGDGISVWVPVKAPATEVAARLARHGWTVRPGDEFGLTEGGTASHHIRVTVHELTESQVEAFVTDLVVAGGYA; from the coding sequence GTGACTCACCACGTGGAAATAACTGGGCAATCTGCGAGCGACATCGCCGACTCGGTCCGCACCCTCATCGACCGCGGGCACCTGCGCCCCGGCGACCTGTTGCCACCCGTGCGCACGCTCGCCCGGGATTTAGGCGTCAACCGCAACACCACCGTGGCTGCGTACCGACTGTTGGCAACCTCCGGACTGGTGGTTGGGCAAGGGCGCGCCGGCACCCGAGTTGCCGACCTCTCCCCCGGCCCTCAGGACGGGTACGCGACGGATGGGGCGGATGACACCTCGGCCCAGCTGGTTGACCTTGCCAGTGGCAATCCGCTTCCAGCGCTGATTCCCGATCTACGCCCGGCGCTCACCGCCGCGGCTGGGCACACGGTGCTGTACGGCGAGCCGGTGATCGACGCGGGGCTTGCGCGGTGGGCGCGGGACTGGTTTGCGCCGGATGTACCGGGGGCTTCGGGGGATTCAGGGACTCCGGCGTCGTTTGAGCTGTCGGTAACCTCGGGTGCGGTGGATGCGATTGAGCGGTTGTTGGCGCAGTCGCTCATGCGCGACGACGCGGTGGGCTTGGAGGACCCGTGCTTTTTGGCGAGTCAGCAGACGGTGCGGTTGGGCGGGTATCGCACGGTGCCGATTGCGGTTGATGAGCGCGGCATGACGCCTGCGGGGCTGCGGGTCGCGCTTGAGGCAGGCGTGCGCGCGGTGGTGTGTACGCCTCGTGCGCAGAATCCCACGGGCGCGTCGATTGATGCCGAGCGCGCCCGGCAGTTGCGTGAGGTTTTGGCCGATCATCCGTATGTGTTGGTGATTGAGGACGATTATTACTCGTTGTTGTCGAGGGTGCCGTTTGAGTCGATTGTGGGGCCCGAGCATCAGCGCTGGGCACTGGTGCGTTCGCTGTCGAAGTTCATTGGGCCCGATATTTGTGTTGCCCTGGTTGCTTCTGACCGGGAGACGGCGGCGCGGTTGGCGTTGCGGTTGAGCCCGGGCACCACGTGGGTGAGTCACTTGTTGCAGCGGATCGCCCTGGCGCAGCTCACCGATGCCAACGCGCGGGCGCTCATTGAGCGCGCCGCCGGCGTGTATGCGGATAACAACGCGGCGTTCGCGCGGGCGCTTGCTGAGCGCGGAGTTCATGTTGGGGTTGGCTCTACTGGGGCTGGCGCTGTGCGTGCTGGCGACGGTATCAGCGTGTGGGTGCCGGTGAAGGCTCCCGCCACCGAGGTGGCCGCCCGCTTAGCCCGTCACGGCTGGACTGTGCGTCCTGGCGATGAGTTCGGGCTTACCGAGGGTGGTACTGCCAGCCATCACATCCGCGTTACTGTCCATGAGCTGACTGAGTCGCAGGTTGAGGCTTTTGTTACCGACCTTGTCGTGGCTGGCGGGTATGCATAG
- a CDS encoding cation transporter has product MAELEPAGTSGDNDQENDNPGGTNPENINAANVSGKARTAIAIVAAINFVGFLGESVVALVIGSASLFADAADFLEDTLINLLVLTAVGWSLAGRRKASYALAGLILIPAVAAFVMVAVKLASGEPPEPFTLSVTAVGALVINVVSAVLLFRVRSGGGALMTGAWLAARNDALANVLIIAAGVVTVFWASVWPDVAVGLVIGVINLHAAKEVFEQARAEVPELEG; this is encoded by the coding sequence ATGGCTGAGCTGGAACCGGCTGGCACCTCGGGAGACAATGACCAGGAGAACGACAACCCGGGCGGGACCAACCCGGAAAACATTAACGCGGCGAATGTGTCCGGGAAGGCGCGCACGGCGATTGCGATCGTGGCGGCGATCAACTTTGTGGGGTTCCTGGGCGAGAGTGTCGTGGCGTTGGTGATCGGTTCCGCGTCGTTGTTTGCCGACGCGGCCGACTTCCTCGAGGACACGCTGATCAACCTGCTGGTGTTGACTGCGGTGGGCTGGTCGCTGGCGGGGCGGCGGAAGGCCAGTTACGCGTTGGCCGGCCTGATCTTGATACCTGCGGTGGCGGCGTTCGTGATGGTGGCGGTGAAGCTGGCGTCGGGGGAGCCGCCGGAGCCGTTTACTTTGTCGGTGACCGCGGTGGGTGCGCTGGTGATCAACGTGGTGAGCGCGGTGTTGTTGTTCCGGGTGCGGTCCGGTGGTGGTGCGCTCATGACGGGCGCGTGGCTAGCGGCGCGCAATGACGCGCTGGCGAACGTGCTGATCATCGCTGCTGGCGTGGTGACCGTGTTCTGGGCCAGCGTGTGGCCGGACGTGGCTGTGGGGCTGGTCATTGGCGTGATTAACCTGCACGCCGCCAAGGAAGTTTTTGAACAAGCCCGCGCCGAGGTGCCCGAACTCGAAGGGTGA